A genomic window from Deinococcus malanensis includes:
- a CDS encoding response regulator transcription factor produces the protein MSPRILVIDDDAGVRSLLQRGLSYEGFLVETAPDGEAGLAAVRDRPPELVILDVMLPGLDGLEVLSRLRRVDANLPVVMLTARDRPDEQVRGLEGGADDYVTKPFSFDVLAARVRAQLRRRETDAPAVLRFGNLTVDPACHSVTRDGREITLTAQEFRLLQAFMEQPERVQSKSVLLDRAWGLGYLGDPNVVETYVKQLRQKLEGDGETRLIHTIRGVGYVLRQG, from the coding sequence ATGAGCCCCAGAATCCTCGTGATCGACGACGACGCCGGCGTGCGCAGCCTGCTGCAGCGCGGCCTGTCCTACGAGGGCTTTCTGGTCGAGACGGCGCCCGATGGCGAGGCGGGGCTCGCGGCGGTCCGGGACCGCCCGCCGGAACTGGTGATTCTGGACGTGATGCTGCCGGGGCTCGACGGCCTGGAGGTGCTCAGCCGCCTGCGGCGGGTCGATGCCAATCTGCCGGTAGTAATGCTCACCGCCCGGGACCGTCCCGACGAGCAGGTGCGCGGCCTGGAGGGTGGGGCGGACGACTACGTCACCAAACCGTTCAGCTTCGACGTGCTGGCGGCCCGGGTGCGGGCCCAGCTGCGCCGGCGCGAGACGGATGCCCCGGCGGTCCTGCGCTTCGGGAATCTCACGGTGGACCCGGCGTGCCACAGCGTCACCCGCGACGGGCGGGAGATCACCCTGACTGCCCAGGAGTTCAGGCTGCTGCAGGCGTTCATGGAGCAGCCCGAGCGGGTGCAGTCCAAATCCGTGCTGCTCGACCGGGCCTGGGGTCTGGGCTACCTGGGCGATCCCAATGTGGTCGAGACCTACGTCAAGCAGCTGCGCCAGAAACTGGAAGGCGACGGCGAGACCCGGCTGATCCATACCATCCGGGGGGTCGGCTACGTTCTGCGTCAGGGGTAG
- a CDS encoding PAS domain-containing sensor histidine kinase: MPANLLLHLHVAARELAGARLPEVVQRVTEQVVAQTLPGYRVQFGAPLEAPDPAAPLAFEAAEAGVRLSAPAGAPDLSEEARAYAQVLTDLAGAALRRLAEEASEREHALRFRHMVEASPIGVAVTTLDGTLVMVNDTYLRLLGYSRAEFEAGLVDWQALTPEPERDKDRQMFRVALSGGLSPGYEKAMYTRSGELRQLLVTLIASQEAARKQVIAYVQDITDHHTERREGQARTAELERQVSTQSRELEDHLYALRTFVEFTTQVASTGDLPTLLGAAEVVLAEMLGHGDLLYARVDGHHAHVTAYSSGVPERTRERFAGGFRLRQDLIQRALQGEEMVFYDHWQPLRDREGLLSGYHALAVYPYLRDGQVDALLLLASAHEVWTPDEHAILLALGRSMGLAAERVMHEQRLQEHSDAAQARTRALEGFAQLARDLAFETDQYVLVRRAQTIVVDLISEGFAQYFEVEDERWYIRAHTGQIAAPSTGNPQLDALLAGGLPFGQITNLNRPWQTGQPYYQDRYDPAGDGGVPGTEVLGSTATIPVMVYGRPYGIFAYGTYRPRHWSRTDRAVLEAAGHQLGLAIERAEQARVLETQRQALQDANEELEAFSYSVSHDLRTPVRHAKSFSELATRALQSGQPDKAGHYLGLVTQATDRMTVLIDAMLDLSRTSRQDLMIEEVDLDGLVRLVVEDLRADPAARKVDWQIGPLGHVRGDWQLLSQVLNNLLNNAIKFSRTRPAPRVQISAEHHPTNVTLHIQDNGVGFDERYIGKLFRVFQRLHHHHEFEGTGVGLANVRRIVTRHGGTVSAKSRLGEGATFSVCLPKALPHDAEPHSAPG; this comes from the coding sequence ATGCCAGCCAACCTGCTCCTGCACCTGCATGTGGCGGCCAGGGAGCTGGCTGGCGCACGCCTGCCGGAGGTGGTGCAGCGCGTCACCGAGCAGGTGGTTGCCCAGACACTCCCGGGGTACCGGGTGCAGTTTGGCGCCCCGCTGGAGGCGCCGGACCCGGCGGCCCCGCTGGCGTTCGAGGCTGCGGAAGCGGGAGTGCGGCTCAGTGCGCCCGCCGGCGCCCCGGACCTGTCCGAGGAGGCGCGCGCCTATGCCCAGGTGCTGACTGACCTGGCGGGCGCAGCCCTGCGCCGCCTGGCCGAGGAGGCTTCGGAACGCGAGCACGCCCTGCGTTTCCGTCACATGGTCGAGGCCAGCCCCATCGGGGTAGCGGTCACCACGCTCGACGGCACCCTGGTGATGGTGAACGACACCTACCTGCGCCTGCTGGGGTACAGCCGGGCAGAGTTCGAAGCTGGCCTGGTGGACTGGCAGGCGCTGACACCGGAACCGGAACGCGACAAGGACCGGCAGATGTTCCGGGTGGCGCTGTCCGGGGGCCTCAGCCCCGGCTATGAGAAAGCCATGTACACCCGAAGCGGCGAACTCCGGCAGCTGCTGGTGACCCTGATCGCCTCGCAGGAGGCGGCGCGTAAGCAGGTGATCGCGTATGTGCAGGACATCACCGACCATCACACTGAACGCCGTGAGGGCCAGGCCCGCACCGCCGAGCTCGAACGTCAGGTGTCCACCCAGAGCCGCGAACTCGAAGATCACCTGTATGCCCTGCGGACCTTTGTGGAGTTCACGACCCAGGTCGCCTCCACCGGCGACCTGCCCACGCTGCTGGGTGCCGCGGAAGTGGTGCTCGCCGAGATGCTGGGGCACGGGGACCTGCTGTACGCCCGTGTCGACGGGCACCACGCCCATGTCACGGCATACAGCAGTGGTGTGCCGGAGCGCACCCGTGAGCGTTTTGCCGGCGGGTTCCGGCTGAGGCAGGACTTGATTCAGCGCGCCCTGCAGGGCGAGGAGATGGTCTTCTACGACCACTGGCAGCCCCTGAGGGACCGTGAAGGGCTGCTGTCGGGGTATCACGCGCTGGCGGTGTACCCGTATCTCCGGGACGGGCAGGTGGACGCGCTGCTGCTGCTGGCCAGTGCCCACGAGGTGTGGACCCCCGATGAGCACGCGATCCTGTTGGCGCTGGGGCGAAGCATGGGGCTGGCTGCGGAGCGGGTCATGCACGAACAGCGCCTGCAGGAACATTCGGATGCCGCGCAGGCCCGCACCCGGGCGCTGGAGGGCTTCGCCCAGCTGGCGCGTGACCTGGCCTTCGAAACGGACCAGTACGTGCTGGTCCGCCGGGCCCAAACCATCGTGGTGGACCTGATCAGCGAGGGTTTCGCCCAGTATTTCGAGGTTGAGGACGAACGCTGGTACATCCGTGCGCACACCGGCCAGATCGCGGCGCCGTCCACCGGCAATCCCCAGCTCGACGCACTGCTCGCGGGTGGACTGCCGTTCGGGCAGATCACGAACCTGAACCGACCGTGGCAAACCGGGCAGCCTTACTATCAGGACCGTTACGATCCGGCCGGTGACGGGGGCGTGCCTGGGACCGAGGTGCTCGGGTCGACCGCGACCATCCCGGTGATGGTTTACGGGCGCCCGTACGGGATCTTCGCCTACGGCACCTACCGGCCGCGGCACTGGTCCCGCACCGACCGGGCGGTGCTGGAGGCGGCCGGTCACCAGTTGGGGCTCGCCATCGAACGCGCCGAGCAGGCCCGGGTTCTGGAAACCCAGCGTCAGGCCCTGCAGGATGCCAACGAGGAACTTGAGGCCTTTTCCTATTCGGTATCGCACGACCTGCGCACGCCGGTGCGGCACGCCAAGAGCTTCTCGGAACTGGCCACCCGGGCGCTGCAGTCTGGTCAGCCCGACAAGGCCGGCCATTACCTGGGGCTGGTCACACAGGCCACCGACCGCATGACGGTACTGATCGACGCGATGCTGGACCTGTCGCGCACCTCACGCCAGGACCTGATGATCGAGGAGGTCGACCTGGACGGCCTGGTCAGGCTGGTGGTCGAGGACCTGCGCGCCGACCCGGCGGCCCGGAAGGTCGACTGGCAGATCGGTCCGTTGGGGCACGTCCGGGGCGACTGGCAGCTGCTGAGCCAGGTGCTGAACAACCTGCTGAATAATGCCATCAAGTTTTCGCGCACCCGGCCTGCCCCCCGCGTGCAGATCTCGGCCGAGCATCACCCGACCAACGTTACGCTGCACATCCAGGACAATGGGGTCGGCTTCGACGAGCGGTATATCGGCAAGCTGTTCCGGGTCTTCCAGCGGCTGCATCACCACCACGAGTTCGAAGGCACTGGCGTCGGGCTGGCCAACGTGCGCCGGATCGTGACCCGCCACGGCGGCACGGTCTCGGCGAAAAGCCGGCTGGGCGAGGGAGCCACCTTCAGCGTGTGCCTGCCCAAAGCGCTGCCGCACGACGCGGAGCCGCATTCTGCCCCAGGCTGA
- a CDS encoding sugar efflux transporter yields the protein MSLSFKALSSLRHVPGFPQFTISALLLGTAASFAVPYMPLFARNEAGMSPLLLGIFMTLMSLSGVLISTVLARWSDRGARNKPVMLAAIVSAALGYVLLCTTRSYVPLVLIASVFLGTGAAAFPQLFAFAKTHFALAGEDLADRSMITLRSMFSVAWMLGPAAAAVILEVAGFTGLFLSAAACYLLVGLPLLWARSRPVARTSTPAPVTSTDDAGPKRPLTLVALSFVLFGMSNTMGFIALPLHVTGAMGEPSSTVGWLIGLCAFLEIPFILSFALFSGRFSNERLITLSLGLFVAYFVMMAAAPAVWMLAVAQLIRAAVIAVMTTLGMAYFQELMPNRTSTALTLYANTNSIGAVLAGVVSGAFAQAFGYQAVFVLCAAMTGAAFVLLYVVTRRPAQQPALAPSQASAAD from the coding sequence GTGTCCCTCTCGTTCAAAGCCCTGTCGTCGCTGCGCCATGTGCCCGGATTCCCCCAGTTCACCATCTCGGCGCTGCTGCTTGGTACCGCCGCTTCGTTCGCTGTGCCGTACATGCCGCTCTTTGCCCGCAATGAAGCTGGGATGTCCCCGCTGCTGCTGGGGATCTTCATGACCCTGATGTCGCTCAGCGGTGTCCTGATCAGCACCGTGCTGGCGCGCTGGTCGGACCGTGGAGCCCGGAACAAGCCGGTCATGCTCGCGGCGATCGTCAGCGCGGCTCTCGGGTATGTGCTGCTGTGTACCACCCGCAGCTACGTGCCGCTGGTCCTGATCGCTAGCGTATTTCTGGGGACCGGCGCGGCGGCCTTTCCCCAGCTGTTCGCCTTTGCCAAAACACACTTTGCCCTGGCGGGTGAGGATCTGGCCGACCGGAGCATGATCACGCTCCGGTCGATGTTCTCGGTCGCGTGGATGCTGGGACCCGCCGCGGCCGCCGTCATCCTGGAGGTCGCGGGATTCACGGGGCTGTTTCTCTCTGCCGCGGCGTGCTATCTGCTGGTGGGTCTGCCGCTGCTCTGGGCACGGTCCCGCCCTGTGGCCAGAACGTCCACACCCGCGCCCGTCACCTCCACGGACGACGCGGGCCCGAAGCGGCCGCTGACCCTGGTGGCGCTGAGCTTCGTGCTGTTCGGAATGTCGAACACCATGGGCTTTATCGCACTGCCGCTGCACGTCACCGGAGCCATGGGGGAGCCGAGCAGCACGGTGGGCTGGCTGATCGGGCTGTGCGCGTTCCTGGAGATCCCGTTTATTCTCAGCTTCGCGCTCTTTTCGGGCCGGTTTTCCAACGAACGGCTGATCACCCTGAGCCTGGGCCTGTTCGTGGCCTACTTCGTCATGATGGCGGCCGCTCCCGCGGTATGGATGCTGGCAGTGGCCCAGCTGATCCGCGCGGCGGTGATTGCGGTGATGACCACCCTGGGCATGGCCTATTTCCAGGAACTTATGCCCAACCGCACAAGCACCGCGCTGACCCTGTATGCCAATACGAACAGCATCGGCGCGGTGCTGGCCGGGGTCGTGTCGGGTGCCTTCGCTCAGGCGTTCGGGTATCAGGCGGTCTTCGTGCTGTGCGCGGCGATGACCGGCGCGGCCTTCGTCCTGCTGTATGTGGTCACCCGGCGCCCGGCGCAGCAGCCGGCCCTCGCCCCCTCACAGGCCAGCGCGGCCGACTGA